A part of Fimbriiglobus ruber genomic DNA contains:
- a CDS encoding DUF3472 domain-containing protein — protein MRIAIVAFVILTAAAFAADPCAQPTPEEMAAAAGVKLPKRPWHVANIWWDFEKPVGHFTSLEMDVTIDRDVPETYNLYVSPCGIAEINGLQFYGGIQSNINGWANKESRKRVHPGRGAIFSRWSSDKKTPIGLEHVRTAADECLVESAGYEGEFASVRRPFAWKQGTYTWSVTKGETVDHKGAPATWFTCRVKDKSGGPTVEVGSLLFEGKDFTYWAKHSAFVEVYSTERIPKSNIPKVNVTFGWPRINDEKAAVKKASAYYPDPTKGVPGSPDCATVRADGDKCVVEVGAIFKRDEAKRRHSLEIK, from the coding sequence ATGCGCATCGCGATCGTTGCTTTTGTCATCCTGACCGCCGCGGCGTTCGCCGCCGACCCGTGCGCGCAGCCGACGCCCGAGGAGATGGCGGCCGCCGCTGGTGTCAAGCTTCCCAAGCGGCCGTGGCACGTCGCGAACATCTGGTGGGACTTCGAGAAGCCCGTCGGACACTTCACCTCGCTCGAAATGGACGTCACCATCGATCGCGACGTGCCCGAGACGTACAACCTGTACGTCTCGCCGTGCGGCATCGCGGAAATCAACGGCTTGCAGTTCTACGGCGGCATCCAGAGCAACATCAACGGGTGGGCCAACAAGGAGAGCCGCAAGCGTGTCCACCCCGGCCGGGGCGCGATCTTTTCCCGGTGGTCGTCGGACAAGAAAACGCCGATCGGCCTGGAGCACGTCCGCACCGCGGCGGACGAGTGCCTGGTCGAGAGCGCGGGCTACGAGGGCGAGTTCGCCAGCGTGCGACGGCCGTTCGCGTGGAAGCAGGGCACGTACACCTGGAGTGTCACGAAGGGCGAGACGGTCGACCACAAGGGCGCCCCGGCCACGTGGTTCACCTGCCGCGTGAAGGACAAGTCTGGCGGCCCGACCGTCGAGGTCGGCAGCCTGCTGTTCGAGGGGAAAGACTTCACGTATTGGGCCAAACACTCGGCGTTCGTGGAAGTGTACTCGACCGAGCGCATCCCGAAATCGAACATCCCGAAAGTGAACGTCACGTTCGGCTGGCCGCGCATCAACGACGAGAAGGCCGCGGTCAAGAAGGCGTCGGCGTACTACCCCGACCCCACGAAGGGCGTCCCCGGCTCGCCCGACTGCGCGACCGTCCGCGCCGACGGCGACAAGTGCGTCGTGGAAGTCGGCGCGATCTTCAAGCGCGACGAAGCGAAACGGCGGCACAGCCTTGAGATTAAATAA